The genomic window TGACGGTCGGTGGGCCGGCGATGGAGGCAGCGCTCCGCTTCAGTCGGCGTCGACGAACGCCGCCGTGGCGAGCTTCGCTTCGACGGCACTGAGCCGCTGTGAGAGGGCCGGCTTCGAGACGCCGAGGTCGTCGGCCAGCTCGCCGAACGACGTCTCCCGCGGCCGCTCGTAGTAGCCGCTCGCGACCGCCCGAACGGCCGCCTCGCGCTGTTTCTCGGTCAGCCCGGCGAGCTCGACGGTGACGGTCTCGCCGGGGTCGTCCGCCGCGCCGTCGACCCGCCTGATCCGGCACAGGTGTACCTCGGCAGTGACGCTCTCCAGAGCGTCGATCAGCTCGCCCAGGGCCGTCCGGTCGGGCAGGTACGCCTCGACGCGGAACCGATCGTCCGAGACGTCGGTGACCTCCGGGACGCAGCCGACCGCGTCGAAGACGGCGCAGGGACACCCCCCGTCGACCTCGCTGGTGGCGTGGACGACGGACGCGTCGCCGCCGCTCCCCGACGTCCTGACGGTGACGTCCGTCCGGCAGGTCCGATCGACGAGCCGCTGACGGACGCCGACGACCTCGCCGTCGATCCCCGCCAGCGGACACGCAGCGGCCGCCTCGTGGACGACCTCGAGTTCGACGCAGAGGTCCCGCCGGGACCGGTCGGCGTCGGTCGGATCGCGACTGCCGCTCATGTCCGCTAGTACGACCCGGACGAAATTAAGCGGGGGACGCGGTCCAGCGCCGCGGGAATCCGCCGGTCGCTTAAGTGACTCGAACGCGGTCACGCCTACGCGGCGTCGATCTTCGAACCGTCGGCGCGCTCCGCGTGGGAGCGACGGCGGAGCCGGCCGACGCGGTCCATGACCGTCCGGGCGAGCTGGCGGAACTTCCCGGTCGTGATCCCGCCGTCGGCGGCGAGGGCGATCGGCGCCCCGGCGTGTTCCCGGACAGTCGGATCCAGCGGCAGCCGCACCAGCAGGGGCGCGTCCAGGTCGTCGGCCAGCAGCTCGCCGTCCCTGGTGTCGACGCGGTCGTGGACCGCGTTGCACTCCGGGCAGACGAACGTGCGCTTGTTCTCGACGACGCCCAGCACCGGGAGGTCGCGGTCCCGGCACTGCGCGACGGCCTCGCGCGCGCCGGCGACCGCGACAGACTGGGGCGTGGTCACGACGACGGTCCCCACCAGCGGGAGCCGATCCAGCGCCGCTTCCCAGGTGGCACCGGAGCCCGACGGCAGGTCGACGATCACGTAGTCGCGGTCCGTCCAGTCGAGGACCGCCCAGGCGTCCGCGATCCGCTCGGCGGCCTCGGTCGGACGGCCGGCCACCGGCCCGTCCCCGTCGGCGAGGAACCCGACGCCGAACAGCTCGAGGTCGCAGGAGTCGACCGGCGTGACCGGTTCGCGGTCGGCGGTCCCGTCGTCGACGCCCAGCTCGTGGGCCACAGTCGGACCGTAGACGTCGGCGTCGAACAGCCCGACCCGCGCGCCGCGGCGGGCCATCGCCGCGGCGAGGTTCACGGCCACGGTGCTGGTCCCGACGCCGCCCTTGCCGGAGCAGAGCCCGATCACCGCCGGCGTGCCGTCGCCGGCGGGGGTCGCGTCGTCGACGTCGATGACGACGTCCGCGTCGTAGCCGGCCTCCTCGACCCGGTCGCGGACGTCGGCGAGCAGGTCGGTCTCCGCGGGCGAGTAGGGCGCGCCCAGCGCCAGCGGCACGCGCGCCGTCGTCGCCGCCGTCTCCACGTCCCCGACGAGTCCCAGCGAGACCACGTCCGCTCCGAGGTCGGGGTCCTCGACGGTCGCCAGTCGCTCCAGTAGTCGCTCTGTCACGGACGTCACCTCCACTGGTCCGGCCCGGCCCCCGGCCGGTGGGCGATTCTCGGCGGTCGGAACGCCGCTCCCAGACGCGAGGGGTCGGTCTGTGTCGGTGTCACGTCAGTGAGTACGCCACCGACCGCCATCCGGACGGCGCTTAACTGTTCGTGGCTTTAAGAGGGGACGCGTTGCAGGGCGGTCCCGGGGCGAGCGGCCGACTGCGGGCGGTCGAATCGGAGAGCGGCGACGGCAGTCCGCCTCACTCGGCCGGCGACAGCAACCGGTCGACGTCGACGCTCTCCGCGAGGAGTTCGCGCGCCCGTTCGACCGTCCGCTCGGTGCGCGTCCGGCCGGAGTGAAGCACGCCCTCGACGCGGTCGACGGTCGTCCGCGTGTCGGACTGGACCAGCAAGACGGGGACGCCCTCGTCGCGGGCGCGGCCGAGGACGCTCTCCGGCGGGCGGAAGCCGCCGGTCAGCAACAGCGCCTCGACGCCCGGCGCCTCCAGCGCCGCCGCCTGGACGTCCGCCCGGTCACCGCCGGCGATCATGACGGCGTTGCGCGTCCGGCGGAACTGGCCGAGCGCGCTGTCGCTGCCCATCGCGCCCACGGTGAACCGCTCGACGCGGGCGTCCAGCGTCGCGTCGCCCGAGACGACCTCCGCGCCGAGGCTCTCCGCGAGGTCCGCCACGGGGACGCCGGCCAGTTCCTCGTCTCGGGGGACGAGCCCGAACACCGGCACGCCGCGGCCCTCGAGGAACGGGACGACGTCCTCCGTGAGCTCGTCGATCGCCGCGTCGGCGACGCGGTTGAAGACGACGCCGGCCAGGCGCTCGCCGAGCTGGTCGGCCGCGGCCAGCACTTCGTCGACGTCGCCGACCTCGTCGTACCCCGCGACGATGAGCACCCGCGCGTCGATCGCCTCCGCGAGGTCGACGTCGGTGAGGTCGATCACGCTCCCGGTCGCGAGGTCGTCGCTCCCCTCGACGACCATCAGGTCCCTGTCCGCGGCGAGGGTCTCGAAGCTGTCGACGACCCGCGATCGCACCTCTCCGGGGTCCTCGCGGCCGCGCATCACCTCCCGGACGAACGTCGGCGAGTAGACGACGGGTTCCAGCTCGTGCATCTCCGCGTCGAGGTCCAGCAGCTCGCGGGCCAGCATTGGGTCCTCGTCGCGCGTCTTGCCGGTCGCGCTCCGCAGGCGGGTGCCCGTGGGCTTCATGTAACCCACCTCGCGGTCCCGGTCGCGCGCCTCGGCGGCGAGCGCGAGGGCGATTGCCGTCTTCCCGATACCAGCGTCGGTCGATGTGACGAGTAGCGCGTTCATGAGTTTCGGTCGATGGTCAGCTGCAGGTCCAGCGCGGTGACCCCGTCCGGCGCCGCGACGAGGGGGTTCACGTCCAGCTCGGCGATGGCGGGGAAGTCCGCCACCAGCTGCGAGAGGCGCTGGATCGTCTCGACGAGGGCGTCCTCGTCGATCGGCTCCCGGCCCCGGGCGCCGCGCAGCAGCGGCGTCGAATCGACGTCCTCGAGCATGTCGCGGGCCTCGGCCTCGGAGACCGGCGCGACGCGGAGCGTGGTGTCCTCGAACACCTCGACGAAGACGCCGCCGAGGCCGAAGAGGACGAGCTGTCCGAACTGCGGGTCCCGGTTCGTCCCGAGGATGGTCTCCGTGCCGGCGTCGAGGTCGACCGCCTCCTGCACCTGGACGCCCAGTAGCGTGGCGTCGCGCTGGTACTCGCGGGCGCGGACGACCAGGTCCTCGTAGGTGTCCCGGACGTCCTCGGGCGCGACGCCGACCTCGACGCCGCCGATGTCTGACTTGTGCAGGATGTCCGGACTGACGATCTTCATGACGACCTCGCCGCCGATCTCCTCGGCGACCCGCTCGGCCTCCGCCGGGCCGTCGACGACTTCCCCCTCGGGCGTCGGGATGCCGTAGGCGTCCAGCAGGTCCATCGCCTCGACGCCGAGGCGGTTCGTCTCCCGCCGCGCCGCGCGCTCGACGATGTCACTGGCGCGGTCGCGGTCGACGTCGAACCGCTCCGGCTCGGCGTATTCGCGTGACTGGATCTCGTCGTACCGGTGCAAGGCGTCGAGGCCGTTCACGGCCCGCGCCGGGTCGAAGTACGAGGGGATTCCAGCTTCCGAGAGGACCTCGCGGTAGTTCGTCCCCGACTCGCCGCCCATGAACGACGCTGCGACCGGAGTCTCGAACTCCGCCTGCCGTTCGGCGACGGTCTCGGCCAGTTCCTCGAAGTCGACCACGGCCGTCGGGCAGGCCACGACGACGGCCATCGCGACGTTGTCGTCCCGCAGGACCGTCTCGAGTGCGACGTCGAACCGCTCGGCGGGCGCGTCCCCGAGGACGTCGACGGGGTTGTAGATGTTGGCCTCGTCGGGCAGCACCTCGCCCAGCCTGGCCTTCGTGTCCTCGGTGAACTCGGCCAGCGAGAGGTCGGCGTCGCCGACGGCGTCGGTGGTCATCACGCCCGGGCCGCCCGCGTTGGTGACGATCGCGACGCCGTCGCCGTCGGGCAGGGGCTGGCCGGACAGGATCTGCGCGTAGTCGAACAGCTCCTGGACGGACTCCGCGCGGAGGACGCCGGCCTGCTCCAGCCCGGCCTCGTAGGCCGCCTCGGAGCCGGCCATGGCGCCCGTGTGGGAGGCGGCGGCGCTGGCTCCCGCGTCCGTCCGGCCCGATTTCACGACGACGATCGGGGTGTCCTGCGTCACCTCGCGGGCCGTCCGG from Halomicrobium salinisoli includes these protein-coding regions:
- a CDS encoding helix-turn-helix domain-containing protein — translated: MSGSRDPTDADRSRRDLCVELEVVHEAAAACPLAGIDGEVVGVRQRLVDRTCRTDVTVRTSGSGGDASVVHATSEVDGGCPCAVFDAVGCVPEVTDVSDDRFRVEAYLPDRTALGELIDALESVTAEVHLCRIRRVDGAADDPGETVTVELAGLTEKQREAAVRAVASGYYERPRETSFGELADDLGVSKPALSQRLSAVEAKLATAAFVDAD
- a CDS encoding P-loop NTPase, producing MTERLLERLATVEDPDLGADVVSLGLVGDVETAATTARVPLALGAPYSPAETDLLADVRDRVEEAGYDADVVIDVDDATPAGDGTPAVIGLCSGKGGVGTSTVAVNLAAAMARRGARVGLFDADVYGPTVAHELGVDDGTADREPVTPVDSCDLELFGVGFLADGDGPVAGRPTEAAERIADAWAVLDWTDRDYVIVDLPSGSGATWEAALDRLPLVGTVVVTTPQSVAVAGAREAVAQCRDRDLPVLGVVENKRTFVCPECNAVHDRVDTRDGELLADDLDAPLLVRLPLDPTVREHAGAPIALAADGGITTGKFRQLARTVMDRVGRLRRRSHAERADGSKIDAA
- a CDS encoding phosphotransacetylase family protein, with product MNALLVTSTDAGIGKTAIALALAAEARDRDREVGYMKPTGTRLRSATGKTRDEDPMLARELLDLDAEMHELEPVVYSPTFVREVMRGREDPGEVRSRVVDSFETLAADRDLMVVEGSDDLATGSVIDLTDVDLAEAIDARVLIVAGYDEVGDVDEVLAAADQLGERLAGVVFNRVADAAIDELTEDVVPFLEGRGVPVFGLVPRDEELAGVPVADLAESLGAEVVSGDATLDARVERFTVGAMGSDSALGQFRRTRNAVMIAGGDRADVQAAALEAPGVEALLLTGGFRPPESVLGRARDEGVPVLLVQSDTRTTVDRVEGVLHSGRTRTERTVERARELLAESVDVDRLLSPAE
- a CDS encoding acetate--CoA ligase family protein, which gives rise to MGRLSTLFAPSRVAVVGATDSDGSVGRAITRNLLDSFEGEVHAVNPYKESALGLSCHDEISDVEDAGGIDVAVVAVPPDVAVDAVRDVGEAGIENAVVVTAGFGETGGEGAARERDLREVAEEYDLDVVGPNSLGVMSTPRGLNATFGDVMAREGGISFMSQSGAFVTAVLDWAAERDVGFKDIASLGNKAVLDESDFVAEWGADPDTDVILGYLEDVGDGAEFVRTAREVTQDTPIVVVKSGRTDAGASAAASHTGAMAGSEAAYEAGLEQAGVLRAESVQELFDYAQILSGQPLPDGDGVAIVTNAGGPGVMTTDAVGDADLSLAEFTEDTKARLGEVLPDEANIYNPVDVLGDAPAERFDVALETVLRDDNVAMAVVVACPTAVVDFEELAETVAERQAEFETPVAASFMGGESGTNYREVLSEAGIPSYFDPARAVNGLDALHRYDEIQSREYAEPERFDVDRDRASDIVERAARRETNRLGVEAMDLLDAYGIPTPEGEVVDGPAEAERVAEEIGGEVVMKIVSPDILHKSDIGGVEVGVAPEDVRDTYEDLVVRAREYQRDATLLGVQVQEAVDLDAGTETILGTNRDPQFGQLVLFGLGGVFVEVFEDTTLRVAPVSEAEARDMLEDVDSTPLLRGARGREPIDEDALVETIQRLSQLVADFPAIAELDVNPLVAAPDGVTALDLQLTIDRNS